The proteins below come from a single Hyphomicrobium denitrificans ATCC 51888 genomic window:
- a CDS encoding L-threonylcarbamoyladenylate synthase produces MQGRIVPANAEWIEEAGGLLRSGALVAFPTETVYGLGADATNGEAVARVFAAKGRPSFNPLIVHVLGLEQAVIIGSFSATARRLTEAFWPGPLTLVVPRIETTDVSELVSAGLPTVALRSPDHPVARQLLKAAQRPIAAPSANRSGHVSATRAEHVAADLGDRAAVILDAGQTPRGLESTVVSLAGAAPVLLRPGAISADAIEKVLGEKIARASESGEHLTSPGQLRSHYAPNSRIRLNATAWEPHEAVLAFGAVEEHPSKATINISPSGDLIEAAANLFAALRKLDGSGAATIAVTPIPAHGLGEAINDRLARAAAPRD; encoded by the coding sequence ATGCAAGGCAGGATCGTGCCTGCGAACGCGGAATGGATCGAGGAAGCCGGCGGTCTGCTCCGCTCGGGCGCCCTCGTGGCATTTCCGACCGAAACGGTCTACGGCCTCGGGGCGGATGCGACCAACGGAGAAGCCGTGGCGCGCGTTTTTGCCGCCAAGGGCCGGCCGTCGTTCAATCCGCTGATCGTCCACGTGCTCGGGTTGGAACAGGCTGTCATCATCGGATCGTTCTCGGCAACGGCGCGGCGGCTGACGGAAGCCTTCTGGCCGGGGCCTCTGACGCTTGTCGTGCCACGCATCGAGACGACGGACGTCAGCGAGCTTGTTTCCGCAGGCTTGCCGACAGTGGCGCTCAGGTCTCCGGATCATCCGGTTGCGCGCCAGTTGCTCAAGGCAGCCCAACGGCCGATCGCCGCTCCCTCCGCCAATCGCTCGGGCCATGTCAGCGCAACGCGCGCCGAGCACGTCGCGGCGGATCTGGGCGACAGAGCCGCCGTCATTCTCGACGCCGGGCAAACGCCGCGCGGGCTGGAGTCGACCGTCGTCAGCCTTGCGGGCGCGGCTCCCGTTCTGCTCAGACCAGGCGCGATTTCCGCGGACGCGATCGAAAAGGTCCTCGGCGAGAAAATCGCGCGCGCGAGCGAGAGCGGCGAGCATCTGACCTCGCCCGGTCAGCTCAGAAGCCATTACGCGCCGAACAGCAGAATTCGATTGAACGCGACGGCGTGGGAGCCGCACGAAGCGGTGCTCGCCTTCGGAGCGGTCGAGGAGCATCCTTCAAAGGCAACGATCAACATCAGCCCGTCCGGCGATCTGATCGAAGCGGCGGCGAACCTTTTCGCGGCGCTTCGCAAGCTCGACGGCAGCGGCGCAGCGACCATCGCCGTCACGCCCATTCCGGCTCACGGTCTCGGCGAAGCCATCAAC